The following coding sequences lie in one Candidatus Eremiobacterota bacterium genomic window:
- a CDS encoding VOC family protein, whose protein sequence is MNDALSTKQQYNVSFVTVIVADMQRSIDFYTKKLGLPLKTRYGDHFAIVEAPGVTIGLHPAKDGGAAPGTLSIGLGVSDVAASREELQGRGLAFDGDIVADPPMRFAFLRDPDGAQLYLAEQSEWV, encoded by the coding sequence ATGAACGATGCTCTTTCGACCAAACAACAGTACAACGTCAGTTTCGTAACGGTTATCGTGGCTGACATGCAGCGTTCCATCGACTTTTATACGAAGAAGCTTGGCCTGCCGCTCAAGACGCGTTACGGCGATCACTTTGCGATTGTCGAAGCGCCGGGCGTTACGATTGGCCTGCATCCCGCAAAGGATGGAGGCGCAGCGCCAGGCACGCTTTCGATCGGTCTGGGAGTCAGCGACGTCGCAGCAAGTCGCGAAGAGCTCCAAGGTCGCGGCCTCGCGTTCGATGGCGATATCGTCGCCGACCCGCCGATGCGATTTGCATTCTTGCGCGACCCCGACGGCGCGCAACTCTATCTCGCCGAACAGAGCGAGTGGGTATAG